A genomic window from Candidatus Dadabacteria bacterium includes:
- a CDS encoding septum formation initiator family protein has translation MRPQRFIRLAVYSVIAVAVALVFFNEISKVYFLKNENKRIEKRIEDLEAQNRAYREEIKALKQDERYIEKILREELGMIKDKEKIFRFKEE, from the coding sequence ATGAGACCGCAAAGATTCATCAGGTTGGCTGTGTACTCGGTGATTGCCGTAGCGGTGGCCTTGGTGTTTTTCAACGAGATTTCCAAGGTCTATTTTCTCAAGAACGAAAACAAGAGGATAGAGAAGAGGATAGAGGACTTAGAAGCGCAGAACAGGGCGTACAGAGAAGAAATCAAGGCCCTTAAGCAAGACGAAAGATACATTGAGAAAATACTGAGAGAGGAACTGGGGATGATAAAAGACAAAGAAAAGATATTCAGGTTCAAAGAAGAATAA